Proteins co-encoded in one Deltaproteobacteria bacterium genomic window:
- a CDS encoding DDE-type integrase/transposase/recombinase, whose amino-acid sequence MYLTVFLLSKEMVVTALHRAIRRRTPGPGLIIHSDRGVQYACNDFKEVLKKHGFIQSMSRKGDCWGNAVAESFFKILKSELIYRQHFAGPNDALRSIFECIEVFYNRQRRHSTLGYLSPVEYEQTTKSAVCF is encoded by the coding sequence TTGTATCTGACGGTGTTCCTGCTTAGCAAGGAGATGGTGGTCACAGCGCTTCATCGTGCCATAAGACGCCGGACCCCCGGGCCGGGCCTGATCATCCATTCGGATCGAGGGGTTCAGTATGCCTGTAATGATTTCAAGGAAGTGCTCAAAAAACATGGTTTCATACAGAGCATGAGTCGTAAAGGGGATTGCTGGGGCAATGCGGTAGCTGAATCGTTTTTCAAGATTCTTAAATCAGAGCTGATTTACCGGCAACATTTTGCGGGCCCTAATGATGCCCTGCGTTCCATTTTTGAATGCATAGAGGTTTTTTATAATCGTCAGAGGAGACATTCCACACTCGGTTACCTTTCCCCGGTCGAATATGAACAGACTACGAAGTCAGCAGTTTGCTTTTAA
- a CDS encoding IS3 family transposase: MESRRRYGSPKVTEELRRKGWKVSKNRVARRMRHAGLRSIVRRKYRPTTDSRHSYEVAPNLLERNFTAEAPDRDCHRERLVVSDGVPA; this comes from the coding sequence ATGGAAAGCAGGCGACGATACGGGAGCCCCAAGGTTACTGAAGAGCTTCGCAGGAAGGGATGGAAGGTCAGTAAAAATCGGGTTGCGCGGCGGATGAGACATGCCGGCCTGAGATCCATTGTCAGGCGTAAGTATCGCCCTACCACGGATTCCAGGCATTCCTATGAAGTAGCTCCAAACCTTCTTGAGCGTAATTTCACGGCAGAGGCTCCGGACAGGGATTGCCACAGGGAGAGGCTAGTTGTATCTGACGGTGTTCCTGCTTAG